The genomic DNA tccATAACACCACTTAATGTTTGCTTGTTTCAGGGCAACATTCAAAGAAGTAAAATAGTATGTGAAGGAATACAGGAAGCTCGTGAGGACATTCTTCGAGTGTTTACACATAGAAACTTCGTGTCTGATATTCTCACCAGACAAGCGGATAAAAGATGTTTTAGGAAACATCGGTCACAGTCGTAGCCGACAGTGGAATCTCACATACAAATAGACAGTATTTTCTTGTGATTCTATAGTCTCAAATGGACTTAGCCTCACTCAACATCACTAAACTGTCGTCGGTCGAACATTTATAGTGCGGTCAATTTAGACATCGGAGGTAATAATAGTTTGCAACATGATGAAAATTGGTAGGTTTGTCAAAACACCATCataaattgaatgtaaaaaGGTTTCATATCCTCCTTTCCATCTCCATCCTCTATTTCCTCTTCTCCTTTCTCTTGGGTGCAAGTAAATTACCGCAATAATGACATAACCACACGAAATTACATTAATGATGGTGTTTTGAACAATCTTACCATTTTTCAGCTGGTTGCGAATGAATGTAACTTGACTTCTAGtttttggtctaatttgaccggactattaataaattgcataatattttttattgtaaattaaatctaaaagagctgataaaattttataaaataaagtgatGCTGGGCAGGGGCTTTAAGTGCAATAATAAGGCTTGCACaggaatatttaataaaattgatacttCCAAGAATTATATTGAGGTTCTAAACTTGTAAATAGATTTAAGTGTATTataagcaatgaaaaatatttaagttgagAAAAAGAATGCCTTGAATGAGTTGTGTTGTTTTGGgacttaattttgaaaaatacatgatttataataatataatatgttgttgTTTTCCCTTTACTATTcctaataactaaaatataaagtaatagataaaataatataaaattcatatGATAAACAAATCCTCCTCCAGCACTTGCAGCCTCTCCATCTAAGGGCCGTGGGCGATGTCGACTGCCGTTTCCCGTCAGTTGATCTGTCTGTTAGGTAGCCACCCTATCGGCCCTATCCTGAGTTAATAAACGAGTCATTATTAAGTTGTAATGACTCCTTTATCAAGCAAgcctttaaatataataatttgtcaaaatttGTGACTAAATAGGTAATTTACTTAGTAATCTGGAGGGCAGGGTAAAATGAAGCTTCTGCACATGCACATGGCGGAACTGTACAAAATATCCTAAAATCAAAATCATGTAAGTTCTACTGATTGTATTCGTTTTACAAAATCACGCGGAAAAAAAAACAGCAGATTTTACCTTCGTACGACTGATTTTACTAGCTTCTCTCAGCGTCTTCGCTCGCGTAACAGTGAGATAAAATGTATCCtctgtgttattccagaccataatctatccctattccaaatttcatcctgatccctgTAGTAGTTTTTGCGttaatgagtaacaaacatccatatccaaaaacttttacatttataatattcctATGATAGTGTGATCATAGTGAATCTCtgtccttttttatttttcgacgTTCGGTCAAGTGTCAAAATTGTCAAATTCATctgattgtttttaattttggatTCTAACCTACAACAAAGTGTATGAACGATTTATATTTGATAAATTGAATTGAttgagtataattttatttaatttgcactagtaaattaacataaaaaaacatggcaAGCAGCCGGTTAGAAAGAATTGGAACGATTTATACAAggtaagtgttatttttttttgtctacgCCTAGCAAgtaaatcaaaaaaatatttacttgccGAAAgtatagtagtttttttttaattcagtttAATTTTCGAGCACGAAATTTAGGCGGTAAAATTTAGCGGGAACACTCACAACTTTGAACTTTCGCATTTTCTGCTTGGTGCGAATTAACGCGGAAACgagatattttaatactttcaCGTTTGTTATCAATAATGTCGTCAAAAAAAGGAGGAAAGTCCAAATTTCTAAGTGAGGATTTAAATGAATTGCTAAATGAATCACAGTTTCTAAAGGATTCTGTCAGCAATAAGAAAATTACTAAACGACAGAAAAATGATGTGACCGAAGAAGAAAGCATTGCAAAGTTGATTGGTCAATATCAAGCAAATTCAAAGAAAAAGAAGTTGGACGTTAATGTAGAAGCTTGTAAGGAGTCGCGACAGAAAATATTGGATGTAATGAACAATCAACTAGAaacaaggtaaataaatataactttgaaatataatattcaaatgtaattgTTTTACAGTAGTAATAATACCTTTAAAATCATTAACAggaaagaaaaaagtaataaccTACTTAAAAACCTATCAGAAGTGATGATACAGCTGGAAGCAGATTGCAATGCAATGAAAGACAATGAAAAAAAGTTAGAACATTTAACTGGAGCTGTAGTCAAGTGTATGCAGCAGGCCACCACAGCCCATAGACAGAAACTGAAAGTATTAAAAGATATTCATgcttcatttaaaaaacagtAAGTAtgaggataaagtttcaaatatatgactgatattattaaaaacttaattttcttaTGATATTACATTTCCCTTTTAGATGTGAAGAAATGGAAATGGACCACAAAACTGAAACAGACAAATTAGCAGAAGAATTGGAGGATgacataaaaaaactacaagAAAAATTAATTTCTGAAACCAAAAGAAGTGGTTGGGAAAACTTACGCAGAACAATTTTCCATGCAATGCAAAATGATTtttagtcttttgttttttctatgATTTTGGATTGTTaacatgatttaaaataaattattgaagtaCATAATTGATgtcaattgatttttaaacacccttttctttgtttgtatttcttcagtatacgttttttttaatacttaagcAAGTGTGACTTGAGATTTAGACCATGGGATTCAATATCCTATAAGACCTATTTGCGGAAATTAATTAGGTCCATAtcctaatataatttattatgaaaatgttcAAATGAATGACTagcttaaatataatataggtgtcttcattacataaattatgaCCTAGACTAGCTCATACATTATGAAGTGTGTCATTTGTGATAGTGATTGTAAACTCATTCAAATACTATTTTGGACTGTTGATTTTACTTTCCTTCAGCAGTTAcataaccaataaataaatgaacataaaaataaatatctaattaccttttaaatattcgtaatatatttaattacaattacagaGTGGAGGGACTTCTAACAAAAGGAGCAATGAAACCTGATGACAGACCTTTGTGGTTTGATGTGTACAGAGCTTTTCCACCTCTTGTGGAACCCAAGTTTGCTAAACCAAAACCAGAAATTAAGCCTATACGACCAATTCTTTACCCTGAGGATAATATTAGAGTGTAAGTATTGTTTCAGTCTTATAAAACTTACTCTACCTCATGAAGCAATGCTTCCGTCATGTGTTCAAATGCCAATTCCGCTGCCCCTGAAAACCAGAAATCCCGCAAGGCACTTACAACTGCTCTGAAGTTGCTAGAGTTGATGAGCCGCGCTAATTACTTAGTTTGCTTATcgtcaggtgatctgtctgcatGTTTGCCTGGCAGTTTAATTGACTACACCATTTATTTTACAGGAAATTTCACTCCAAAGGGTATGGTTTAGGAGCAATAAATATGATCAGCCAATCAGAAACTCAAACCAAGCGACTTGTGCAACAATACCAGAAACTGGAATCCGAAGGGGTTCGAGATGAAGATCTAGTTGAAAAAGCTGCAGAGATTGTTGGCAGTGAGCGACAACTGGAAGCCGCGAAGGCAAAAATTACCGCCGAAAGCCCAGGATCCGTTTCTGCGAAAGTCCTTGCCGAAGTCGATATTAAGAACATTTTctcagaaaaataaattaatgtgaatTTAGAATTAACTATGGTAGACTTAATGTTGTTATAGATTTAGTGCAATGGTTTTCAATAAATTACGTAATAAACTTGTGTTTCTTATATTCATTGTGTTACCTAGAATCACCAATCATAGGCAGCACCAAGATTACTCGTGGATTATGGTAGCCTGCCCCACCATAATATAACAATAGGACTAGTGAATATGATTATACTTAGGTATCTTACATGTCTACCTTATAAGAAATGACAGCCAtgatgttataatataaaataattaaattcagatTTTCGATATTGACGTTTATTTGATCAATTTGCTATCTCTATTCATATAAGAACTACCTATGTGCCCTACATGCACGTGAGTAGTAGTACACAAAGGTACCTGCCCTTATCTTCAAAATAAATGGACCCATATACACATAGCCATAACAATTGACTCACACGTAGGTTATTCAAACCTGTTTTTCAGAACAAGATTAGTCCGTATACGCGTTAGTAATCACACTATCTTATCTACGACTGATAAGGGCCCCGAGTAGAAGAACACACCTATGCTCCTGTTTTAGTGTGTCATCAGTTTCGCTTTATTGCAAAGTGTTATATTTCATTGTAAGTgttctaattaaaaaattaagtacaaaatggCGCAGAAGAGATCCCTGTGGTTCTACCTGGCTGTAGTTTTAGGTGGGtactgttttatatattttgaatgTTTTCTATGTACGTAATATGttgtaaacaaattaacaaACCTTGCTATTCCTTTGTTACGAGTGCTTACGAGATATCCGTGTAGTTTTTTACgaaattaatatctaattaGTAAATGTTTGCTAAAGGTAACTAGAACAAATCTATCTTGTTCTAgtttataatgaatatttataataatgaaatctACGATTAATCAAATTACTTGCTGCTAACCTTCTACACATTTAGATTATATCGGTTAGGTATCTTCGTTTATTCGTATCAATTTCAtcgaattttcttttttcagtaATTACGAAATTGTTATGCTTTCTAATGGTTTTGCAACTCTTCTGTTTCATTAGGTAAATAGGTATGTACTATAAGTGTACATatacaaatatgtaaaaaaacgttagttagtaagtaggtagtaaATGTTAGGTACTTCCGGTTCAGGGAGTCTTTTCGCGTTTTTGAATTATCGTTTAGTTCTTAGAAGCTCAACCTACCtgcttataaataattaaaacttaagtatCTTCTTGAGGAAAATACTTCATTTTAGCGCACATCAACATAAAAGTTTACTTCTTCCATTTGTTAATTcttaaatgttattatgtttcAGTCATTTTGAGTACCTTGACTCAAGAAGCCGAAGCCAGGCGTAAAATTCTTCGAGGGCGACGTGTAATGACACGTACTTATTACCGTAAGTTCgacatgattttatttattttcttcgttttaaaaataaactactctTGCGCTGTCTCACCtgctgctctgctcctattgatcatactGTGGTGATTAACCAGTAGTTGCGGAGATAGCGCGTTCAAAAACAAACACCCCTCAGCTTTATACTTACAAGCTAAGTCAGCTTTATACAATTCCCACTTTTGACTGCTATGCCTGACCTGGTCAAGAAAGAAATCACAAAAGCGACTGCTGAGTCTTGGATTCCAATCCCGAGTGAAGCTTTATTGGCATTAGTTTTCGAAGAGTATTCGCGTTATCCGCAGAATGTGGTGTGGAACGGTGTCCAGTATGACAAAAGGTCCTTATTATTACTGGCGGAAAGTAGGTGTGTGCGACATTAAAAATTCGTTGGTAGTAAACACCACCGATATTTTCATTCTCCTATTTCATGTGTTATGCTGCTAGTTTGTTTGACAAAGGATCTCACTACATGAaacacattttacaaatacttaCCAATTAATACATATAACTGTAATTTTACAATTCTTAaagatctttctttttttattttcagatggTAATGCTGTTCCTGCTTGGGCAATTAGTTTGATGGCTGGTATAGGCATGTTACTTGTCGGTGGCGTACTGTACGTGATAATGAGAAAACTGGTACTTTCATCAGAAACTGGCTCATTGAACACATACCAGCCAGCTATGCAGCAAGAGCTGCCATGATTcaagtttataaattatattattgataagagtaattgttaatttataagttttataatatagCTTATTATAGCCTGGTAACGCACATCGAAAATCGAAcgaatgattatttttttgttattttttggcGAAATTTTACTCTTAATGTCTTCTGTAACTGATACCACCTATTAAAAGAGTTTATaatgttttactattttgtttatttatagaataataaaaatatataaataaaatcttgtttatatttaaaaaaataaaaaagtagttttagacagtgttataatttattttagctttaatTATACAATCGAGCTGATGGGGTATAATATGAAATTCATCATTTAAATGAACATGTCATTTTTGAGATTGTATTACACAATgggaattattttaaaatataatatgtaagaaGGTGTCTTAAAAATTAGAACTCTCTGCGATGATATTTGTCTGGATCAAAGTAAGAAGTAACCACAACGCGATTACTGAATTTGCGACCAGTCAGGGTTTGCTGAGCTTTTTGGCAATCAGCAATACTATTAAACTCGACAAATACCTGCAAAAAAGAACACAAGATTAGTAATAGTTGAAACAAagtcattataatattacatgatTGTGCAAAAGGAGTCGAATTAACTAAAACTAGTTTAAAGTTGTGAACATACTTTTCCACATCCAGGTACTTCAACTCCCTCTATTGGTCTTGGAATTTCTATACTGCGTACACAGCCATATTTGTTGCATTCTTCcctgtaaaaataaacaaacatataattattaacagTACAGGTTGATATCGATTAAATAAACCAAACAGAATGCTGATAAGTAACAAATATCAGAAAGCAGTAATTGACagaaagattttaatatttaattaacaatactaACTTGATATCTTCAAGGATGTCCTCATACTCCTCTTCGTCGCGTAACTCGTCAGGTGTGACCATGTTGAGGAGACACAATACTTCAGTAGGTGGCCCGGCACCTGCCAGTGTGAGCCCAGCCACTTGTAACTGCACTGGTGCAGCTCCTGTCATAGCTAcacaaagttttataaattagtaAGAATCACAGTGTTGAACATAGCCTGTTAGGATAACTATCATTAATTAATCTTACCTAATGTTGAATTCTTGGCTCCAATACTGGCACGTTGAACAATAAGTTTCTTGTCACCCAGCTGCATTCCATTCAGGCCTGCTATAGCCTAATGAAAAATAACATTAgttaaaatggtaaaaaaaacCACTTGAAAttcaatatataaaaactaaaataatttaaatagatatttaccTGATCAGTCATTGATATATCAACATATTCAGCAAATGCATAGCCTTTGCTCAGTCCAGTTGATGAATCCTTCACCAAATTGAAAGCTCGAAGTTGTCCAAATGACATCAGCAATTCTTTTACCTGTTTCACACAAACTTCAATTAGAAATAGAGTTGTTTATTTAAGGTTTGGTTTacactgaataaatatttagatacaTGATTTGGTCTATTATGCAGTTGTACATTCATTACACACAATTTTTTAGAGTTCCCGTAACATTTGCTCAGCAAAAGGCAGCAAATATATAAATGAATGTTATCTGACCTGTGTCTAGCCGCATGTTAGAATCAGATGTGAATGGAGGAGACTTGCCTTGAAGTGCCGACGTCTCATTCAAGTACAAGACGTATAGGTGAGAATGAGAGACAACAGTGACACGCGGGCCGCGAATGTGCCATATCTATGCTAGGGAGGGGCAGAAAGCAAACTATATCAGTGAGTTGTTTCAGAATATATCGAGCGTGAAGCGCACGCTCGTCCCCGCTAGGGTACCTGTGAAAATACCTGAAACTGACCAAAATATAACGCGGCTCACTGCTGGCTCCACCGTAGCCCTGTCAACTGTTGAATCTCGCCCTGAAATGGCTGCGGCACCTAATACTACGTCCTAATGGGAACATCTACAGTCATGTGTGCAATATTTGTGGTAAGCATCTGCATCATTATTGCTATGAATGACTTACGTATGTTCATGTCTATTTTGATTGTTACACCATAGCGGTACCgaatatttcaataaacatgCTTCATGTTTAATGACCTAAAGTGCTAAAATAATTTAggttcaaaacaaatattaaaaaaaaaatgatggaATGTGATGATTTAGTTCACTTCAAGAGAAATCCTAAGAATCTGTGTGTAAGAATACAAGAAGCAGTCGCAGTATAGACCTgcaaaacaattttgtatcatCAGTATGTAGagatgcatattattatttaataaaaccttGATTGGAAGTttgtaattatacatatatacaatgtttataatgttattttactcAATAATGCTGGTAAGTATAAATATTGTCAGTAAAATATGGGGTCTCCAATACATCCTGTCCTATTAAAgtttgatttttcttttttcaatagaACTTTATCATGTGAATAaagtacaaatatattattaggtaaaCTGTGAAACATTGATCACATAtagaactttaattaaattaggagaactcattttcttttaatctAATAATGTTCAAGGTATCATTGGCAACTAATCAATGTATCacagacaaatattttataatgactatTAGAAAGCAGTTACTTACTTGGTCCTCATTTAGATAATTGGGCAAACcgccaataaatattttgtgaggAGAATCTGGAACTACTGTACTAATTACACCAgctgaaaacaaaaagaaacagtCAGTCAAGAAGTAAACACAAACACTTTTTAATGAAGTTAGGAgttattcaagtattcaatAAGAAAAATGTTGTAATAAGGAATAGTCTACTTACCCGGCACATTTATAGCAGGATTCTCAGTGCCTGGCATAGGTTGGTAATCATGTGGCCGTCGAATCTTCAAGCTCTGCCCTTTGAAGTTGATGCCATCAAAAGCCATAGCCTGTGTAGTCTCATCTATAGATCTAAATTCAAGGAATGCAAAGTTTTTGTCCAAATTAATTTGACATGCTAACACGGGGTTGCCTGCAGCCTGCGCTAAGCCCGAAAGATGCATCTGTTGGTTGAAGAACTCCATAGTCTCCTCTTCTGTAACGCCGAATGGTATATTTCCGACGTACAATCTTCGTGCTTGACGGGTGATCGTGGAACCTACGACCGGCACAGCAGCTTGTGGTGTATCAGCGACAATATTGGCTGGTATTTGCCCGGCAGCTTGCATGGCTTTATACTGCAGCGGTGTGATGTGCTCAAACCCTGGTGGCGGGACATCCCAATACAGAGAAGGCTTGCGCCTGCGAGATCTTTTGCTCTGAGACCTAGATCTACTTCTCCTCGCTGGCTTTTCACGACGTTCCCTAGAACGGGACCTAGAACGCCGCCTTTCCCTTGAACGAGACCTGCGTCGGCGATCTGTAATCAAGGTAATGCAATTATTAATGTAAGATACTAGTAAATACAAAACCACATAGCTGCATCAGATATTTTACCTTTATCTTCGCccatattttacttttttactataCTTTTACAAGTAAATTAACACTTCACAGTTTACACAAGCTCAAGCAAAAATACGACTTTGCAAAATGGCGTCGAGTCGGGACATCAAAATTTATACTTTTTTGGCCTACATTTTGGACACTAGTCTTTTGTCGCTCCgtggtaatttatttatttttgtctaaatctatgttatatttatagttttggGTAATAACTAACaagttacaacaaaataaaaattaagtaatgcATTCATAATATTCGTTAATCTTAATAATCTTCATATACATCATAGTACATACACCCATACACCATCCTGCAGGCCGACCACGCAGGGGGCTGACAGTTATGAAATTTGATTAAAagttttcgataaattaaaaaatatttgtcatgaacCATTCAATCGTATTCGTATTCAACGTAGTAATCCATATTCATgagcttttattttataatataatcattaacCTGCAATATACATGCCTAGACACCACACTACCCATAGAGAACACTTAAATCGTGTTTCCTGTGTCAAAAATGACAACAAATGTCAACATATAATACGATCAATTTCAGAAGTACTTGAATGCGCTaagtttgtgataaaaataatacaattggTTTAGGTggattatttatgtatgtcaaAACTCCAACGACTTGTTTCTCGTACCGaaaagtgaaagtttgtgagaatTTATCTAACTTACCGCATAACGAAATTGTTTAGCTCCATGGCTTGTTGCTTTTTGATAAAACTTTATACCAGTACTGTGTTTTGTATCATATAATAATGGTGAGTgggttttcatttaaaaaacattaaaaatcttaatttttatttactggaAATGCTTAtcgtaatatttaataaaaaaataaatttattttaggaCTACCAAGAACAAAATGGACAAATTCGGAAAAGAATCGGCAAAGGAGTGGACAAACTCGAAGTTAATGATGATAGCAGTATTATTGAGAGTAAAAATacgaaaagaaatacaaaaacaattggGCTGATATTTGTATCGTTACTTTTAGATTTACTAGCTTTTACGATGATTTTACCTCTCCTGCCGTCACTGCTGGATTATTATAACAGAGAAGAAGGCAAAGGGAACAGCATGTATGCATCTCTATTGAGAGCAGTGCAAAGTTTTCAGAAGTTCACAGGAGCCCCGGATCAATTCGCGTCGGTTTTATTCGGGGGCGCACTGGGATCGATGTACagctttttacaatttttgacaAGCCCAATTGTGGGAAGCCTCTCAGATGCATATGGAAGGAAACCTATGCTGTTAATCTGTTTGGTAAGTTGTATTTAATCACTTTATACATCATTCTATGATGTCATGAtgataatataacaaaacaaagtacCTATGTTCAATGATGAGTATAATTCAAAGAGGACTCATCTGTGTTTAAGTACCTACCTCCTGAGTTTTAATATTCTAATTGTGTCTCATTATGTACtgtatttgtaaattatattttcataattatttactacattATTCACTACACATGTATGAGTCatccaattaaaattaagtgaaac from Spodoptera frugiperda isolate SF20-4 chromosome 26, AGI-APGP_CSIRO_Sfru_2.0, whole genome shotgun sequence includes the following:
- the LOC118264726 gene encoding uncharacterized protein LOC118264726, with the translated sequence MSSKKGGKSKFLSEDLNELLNESQFLKDSVSNKKITKRQKNDVTEEESIAKLIGQYQANSKKKKLDVNVEACKESRQKILDVMNNQLETRKEKSNNLLKNLSEVMIQLEADCNAMKDNEKKLEHLTGAVVKCMQQATTAHRQKLKVLKDIHASFKKQCEEMEMDHKTETDKLAEELEDDIKKLQEKLISETKRSGWENLRRTIFHAMQNDF
- the LOC118264179 gene encoding uncharacterized protein LOC118264179, whose amino-acid sequence is MAQKRSLWFYLAVVLVILSTLTQEAEARRKILRGRRVMTRTYYHGNAVPAWAISLMAGIGMLLVGGVLYVIMRKLVLSSETGSLNTYQPAMQQELP
- the LOC118264727 gene encoding 28S ribosomal protein S23, mitochondrial, producing the protein MASSRLERIGTIYTRVEGLLTKGAMKPDDRPLWFDVYRAFPPLVEPKFAKPKPEIKPIRPILYPEDNIRVKFHSKGYGLGAINMISQSETQTKRLVQQYQKLESEGVRDEDLVEKAAEIVGSERQLEAAKAKITAESPGSVSAKVLAEVDIKNIFSEK
- the LOC118264177 gene encoding splicing factor U2AF 50 kDa subunit, translating into MGEDKDRRRRSRSRERRRSRSRSRERREKPARRSRSRSQSKRSRRRKPSLYWDVPPPGFEHITPLQYKAMQAAGQIPANIVADTPQAAVPVVGSTITRQARRLYVGNIPFGVTEEETMEFFNQQMHLSGLAQAAGNPVLACQINLDKNFAFLEFRSIDETTQAMAFDGINFKGQSLKIRRPHDYQPMPGTENPAINVPAGVISTVVPDSPHKIFIGGLPNYLNEDQVKELLMSFGQLRAFNLVKDSSTGLSKGYAFAEYVDISMTDQAIAGLNGMQLGDKKLIVQRASIGAKNSTLAMTGAAPVQLQVAGLTLAGAGPPTEVLCLLNMVTPDELRDEEEYEDILEDIKEECNKYGCVRSIEIPRPIEGVEVPGCGKVFVEFNSIADCQKAQQTLTGRKFSNRVVVTSYFDPDKYHRREF